The nucleotide sequence GGCGGAAACTTCTGAGTACGTTGTTGTTGTGAGCATGGTACTGTATGGGAGCCTGCGGCGGACGGGTTCATGTTACAGTAGTGCCGTGACTCAGATCCCAGAGTTGATGTCTATCATCTGCTGAGGTTGCTGCGGAAAAGAAGGAGGTCAGAGGGAGGTGGATGTAGAGGACGGCAGCTAACGGATGCTAGCTTAGCATCACGCATTGACACAGTGATGATGATGTCACCTTCCCGGAGACCTGAGGTACTGTCTCCCCCGTACCACAACAGCTCAGTTCTCTGTTTCTATAGCAGTATTAACGGAGACTATGGAGGACATTGTGTTGTTGTGAAACATGGTATCGAATCCTGGTGCGGACTGGTACATGTTAGGTGTTCGTGTCTTTGTGTTAGCACAGTATACAGTGCTGTGCCATGAAATCTGCAGCTTCATCATTCTTCCACTTCTTCCTCCTTATTCTTCTGCTTACTTTGGTGTTGAGTGATcaagtcttggttggtgagttTTCCTGtaagtgtggttgtgtgtgtggtgtttgtatgaggtgtcatgacgttgcctgtttgggtatagcaagccccatccccctctccctgccactccctgcctccccctttcctccttcaactaggttgctgtggtcagagagacgtcgtaaattcctgagaatctcctcatggacacacagtattagagagagggtacactttcatagagaacaaaggaaatccttccacctcacagaacttgaggtacgaacacatttcatgttccggaaaaagtataaaagatcggtgaagattccAGCTATTAACTGGTCCGTTTGTCTCAACTTGGGGAAACCCATGGGAGACTgtgtggctacattaccataccgctgtttatataatagcctcagatatgaggtttacatctaattgttgtataagatgaatgagtgagtatgatactgtttgtataattgtgtaatatgattttggactgtttaatgaagaaaaatacaattcccttttgatttgaactaaatcagaggactgcccctgagcccagttgggtcagacatcctgggacagcccctttctgcaattccgaataaaaacccaactctgagaaattatcactagaccatgtttttctccattaggagGGGAACGAAGGTTGtttaccattgctgaatcttttaaccataccacgtggttaaactcttagactatcgataccgacagaataagaacaagtctttgatattgattactagtctgcagctaggaattcggtatcattgaacgcgaagaacgacaaccgccgaaacatccattctataacgaatgtcactctgaactatccactaaccaagacagagagagagagacggacgaaactctccaacagaaactaacttttctccagcgatcaagacgacacactgagcgtaaatatatatatattgattgcaattgttcccgaatgagtgagcgttcatgtgtaaaggattagcatgtcgattgttataattatgaactctgtagtgacttcttggTCGACCCCCCccattttccctttgtctaagccgccatgccggttcagcccactagggcatattctCCTATAATTTCATGTAACCACATTTAccaagtttgtttgtttgtttatgcatttctgtgaattacttagttagtaataaataagtgatttaagacaattgatgtatggatgactcatagtgaagactgggttcgtgcagataaccaacaatttacgacgtttggaatgagactaacgtgaggtaaaataaataaatcattaatcagaagactatcgatcagatatgaaaatatctgaaaggttatattgggaaattataactttgtaatctgaatactttccctggtgccccaacttcctagataattagttacgttattatttagttgatcgcgtaataactaattacagagaatctttgataaaaactataagtcttcaatttaatgatagtaaagacacgacagAGGTGTATGAGTTGTGTTGACGTCTGTGTCTATCCACAGAGCCCCCGGTCACCATCACCAAGCTGCTGGATGATGTGCATGTAGTGGTGGGAGAGAAGGTGGAGTTTGAGTgtgaggtgtcagaggaaggagcCAACGTCAAATGGTGAGAGACTCATACTAATACCCTTTTTAATCAAATGACTAAGTAACTAAATCAATCAATCTCTGTTACAGCTGTggcatttgtgtgtgtatgtgtctctcaCTGCTGTTAAACGCTATTtctatatctgtgtgtgtctcacccGTGCTCaggatgaaagatggagttgagcTGACCAAGGATGGGAAGTACAGGATAAAGAAGGATGGGAAGAAACACACTCTGGTCATCAATGAAGCAACCATAGAGGACATCGGAATGTACTATGTTTACACTAACGGGGGAGAATCCAAAGGAGAACTGGAAGTGGAAGGTACAGATATCATACAGTACACTAAATAAGGAAATGTTTTATTAACTTCATTTTTGAAAGAGTCTGAAATGCTGTCCCTTTctgttttctctttctctctcctttccttcatctctACCCCTGGTGCTCAGCCAAGGAGCTGGAGGTTCTGCAGAGTATAGCTGACCTGTCGGTGAAAGCGTGTGAACAGGCCATGTTCAAGTGTGAGGTGTCTGATGAGAAGGTGGTGGGCAAGTGGTTCAAGGACGGTGTAGAGGTCAAACCCGGCAACCGCATCAAGATGTCACACATCGGAAGGTATGGCATCACATTGCTGGGGCCTTGGGGGGGAGGGGTCCTCATTGAGTTGCAGTaacttcagacaggcctgaaCATCCTCAAATTCTCCTTCTCCATGGGACCTTGTCAGTACAGTACATATTCTTACTAGCTAGACCCACCTATGGCAGGTGTTTTACCATGGCAACACTGGTCATGCAGGGAGAGAGCTATCCCATGCGTTTTTTTACTTGATATTGCATAATGAAGCATGTTGCCAGGGTAACTGTGCTTTGCATAATTGTGGGTCACTGCAAGTGTCTGTTGTCTCCTTGGTAACGTTGGGTTGCCGTTGGTTCTCCAGGATCCACAAGCTGACGATTGATGACGTGAAGCCGCAGGACGAAGGAAACTACACCTTTGTCCCTGAAGGATACGCACTCTCCCTCTCCGCTAAACTCAACTTCAttggtgagtgagagagagagtgagtgagtgagtgagagagagcaagaaagagagagagactcctaAGTTTTACTGAGTACAATGAAGCAGAGCCTGTATTTTAAACGATACTGATTCATGTGTTTTCCCTGTTAATCTCAGAAATCAAGATCGAATATGTTCCACGCCAAGGTAGGTGTGGCTATTGTCATCTATCATCCGTTGGCATTACCTATTTATTACAGTGTATTTAATACTGTGATAATCACCCAGGACCACCTGTCCCTCTCTGACATTCCTCCGCCCCTCACAGACCCTCCCAAAATCCACCTGGACACCAGTAGCACGGGCAGCAAGAACACCATTGTTGTGGTGGCTGGCAACAAGCTCCGCCTTGATGTGGAGATCACAGGAGAGCCTGTCCCCACTGTGTGCTGGATGAAAGGAGACACTGTGAGGATCTAGTCCTTCTGTTActtcctcctcacacacacatcaaaccCCTGCCCCAGCATGCCTCTCTAAGGAAGGCAGGGTGTCACTCACATTAACCAACCATTAGGCCATCCAGGTTACACCCAGTAGTTGAGTCACCAGACAGTGTCAGTCCAGTTGTCTAAGTGCCCTCCCTGTTCCTGTCTCTAGGTGATATCGGAGGCGGAGGGCAGAGTGAGGGTGGAGACCAGGACCACTCTGAGCAGCTTTGTCATTGAGGGGGCGGAGAGGCCAGACGAAGGCCAGTACTCCATCATAGTGACCAACCCAGCcggagaggacagggctgagctcACCGTCAAGATTGTTGGTCAgtggtactctctctctccttctctctctctcctctctctttccagtcttctactctcctctctacactcctctcctctttcccccacatctccctgctctctcccttttctctctctgtgtcttgttCTCCCCTCTTATGCAATATATATGTAAACAGATATTTAAAAACAATTCACTAAGAGAGATTCAATAATAGATGTGACATTAAGTTAGAACCCATTCTGAGCTGGTGAGAACACCTCTATGTTCTGTCCTGACTGTTCTCCCTGTCCACTCCAGATGTGCCTAACCCTCCAGAGAACGTCAGATGTATGGGAGTTGGCGAGGACACAGCCACCATTACATGGGATCCCCCCAAATTTGACGGGGGTGCGCCCATCAAAGGTGCACCTTTCCTATTTTTACATCTATCTGTTGAGCTATCAGACTCTCTTCCCTCtgggttaacctctctagggtacgttagcgtcccacctcttcaacagccagtgaaactgcagggcgccaaattcaaaacaacagaaatcccataattaaaattcctcaaacatgcatgtattttacaccattttaaagatacacttgttgtaaatccagccacagtgtacgatttcaaaaaggctttacgacgaaagcaaaccaaacgattgttaggtgagtgcctattcacagaataacacagccatttttcagccaaagagaggattcacaaaaagcagaaatatagataaaattaatcactaacctttgatgatcttcatcagatgacaatcataggacttcatgttacacaatacatgtatgttttgtttggtaaagttcatatttatatccagtatacattggcgccttacgttcagaagttccaaaacatcctttgattttacagagagccacatcaatttacaggaatactcataataaacattgccaaaagatacaactgttatgcatggaattttagatgcacttctccttaatgcaaccgctgtgtcagatttcaaaaaagctttacggaaaaagcaaaaaccatgcaataatctgaggtcggcgctcagagcccaatcaagacacaaatatagccgccatattatgcagtcaacaaaagtcataaaagcattataaatcttcacttacctttgctgatcttcgtcggaatgcactcccaggactcccacttccacaagaaatgtttgttttgttcggtaatgtccatcatttatgtccaaatagttacttttgttagcgcgtttgtgcgttcactaaaagcagacaatgtcaaaaagttccgtaacagtcagtagaaacatgtcaaatgatgtatttaatcaatctttaggatgtttttaacataattcttcaataatgttccaaccggagaattcctttgtcttcagaaaagcaaatggaacgggagcaaactctcatgtgaacgcgcatggtcagctcgtagctgctggcagacctctgactcattcctctttccttcggccccactaaacagtagaggcatcagacaaggttctaaagactgttgacatctagtggaagccttaggaagtgcaacattaccaatatcccattgtatcttcaataggagctgagttgaaaatcgaccaacctcagatttcccacttcctggttggattttttctcaggtttttgcctgccatatgagttctgttatactcacagacatcattcaaacagttttagaaacttcagagtgttttctatccaaatctactaataatatgcacattctagcttttatggctttgtagcaggccgtttactcttcgcatgcttttcatccggatgtgaaaatactgccccctaccccaaagaagttaacaggcATCTGTTAACCTCTCTCATTACATTGGTAAGATCTAATGATGTCGCTCTGTGAAGATGTCGCTCTGTGAAGATGTCGCTCTGTGAAGATGTCGCTCTGTGAAGATGTCGCTCTGTGAAGATGTCTCTCTGTGATGATGTCGCTTTGTGATGATGTAATGTCGCTCTGTGATGATGTCACTGTGATAATGTCGGTCTGTAATGATGTAATGTCGCTCTGTGATGACATCACTCGCAGGCTACCTGATGGAGAGGAAGAAGCAGGGTTCCTCCAGGTGGACCAAGCTGAACTTTGAGGTGTTTGAGTCAACCACATATGAGGCTAAGAAGATGATTGAGGGTGTTTTTTATGAGATGAGAGTGTTTGCTGTCAACGGGATCGGGATCTCCCAGCCCAGCGGCAACTCAAAGCCCTTCATGCCCATAGGTGGGTAGACACTTATTACTAGAGCAGTGGAGAGAAGCCTTTCAATCTCCTGATACTCTACTTATACAGCTTACCTCGGTCTTCCTCTCCTCTtaactattctctctctctctctcagcccctacCAGTGAGCCCACTCGTCTGACGGTGGAGGATGTGACAGACAGCACCTGTGCCCTGAAGTGGCGTCCTCCAGAGAGGGTTGGAGCAGGGGGCGTTGATGGGTACATAATCGAGTGGTGCAAAGAAGGAGGTGAAGGAGGATTTGGGGATTGTTCAATAACATTATTATTCCTTCTAATTCACTAATCGCTCCCATAGAATTCCTCTATAGAATTCCTATAAAACCCTACAGATGAACCATCTCATTTCCAAGTGGATGACAATGAATACTCTTCTGCTATTGGTCCATCCCTCAGAGGATAACTGGGTGGCAGCCAATAAGGAGCCAGTGGACAAGAACACGTACCGTGTGAAGGGGCTGCCAACAGGAGAGAAGCTCTTGTTCAGAGTGGTGGCTATGAACATCGCTGGACGCAGCCCCCCCTGCACCATGAAACAGTCTGTCACCATCAGAGAGATCATGGGTCAGACTCACACGCATgcatggacgcacacacacacacacacttctccatAGACCTCTAACACACACGGTATACACAGCCACTTCCATTACTTCTGTGTTGacattcctctctgtctccctccatgtCTCAGAGTACCCAAAGATCCGCCTGCCTCGCCAGCTAAGAACCAAGTTCATCAGGAAAGTGGGAGAGAAGATCAACCTGGTCATCCCATTCCAGGTCTGAGAACACCTAGCACCACACAGTAGTAACCTTCCCCAGGCTAGAGACAGGGCTGACTTCATGTTATCTGGGTCTCAGTGTGTGAAAGAAGAGCAATCATTGTCCTGTAATGCAAaaacaaaccaatcagaaaatGGGATATTCTTGCCAGTCTACACCTTTCTCACTTTAGGGTGTTCCTCCTGCACTTCTCCTGTAGCAGCATCTCACTCTTTAATTCAGTAAATGTCATTTTCATTCACTGACCATGTCACCCCTGTCTTTCCCCAGGGGAAGCCTCGCCCCGTGGTCAACTGGTTGAAAGACGGTGAGCCCCTGGAGAATAAGTCGGTGGGCATCCGCACCAGTGACTTTGACACCATCCTGTTCATCCGCTCGGTAGAAAGGGACCACTCTGGGACATACACCCTGTCTGTCCAGATAGACAACATGCAGGACAAGGCTGACATACACATCCAGATCGTAGGTCAGTCACTGGCACCAACATCAttaggggctctggtcaaaagtagtgcactatatagacaaTAGGGTTTCCATTTGGGATGGAGGCcatatgtacagtggcaagaaaaaataCGTGAACCCTTTGGATgtatctggatttctgcataagtTCGTCATACAAttagatctgatcttcatctaagtcacaacaatagacaaacacaatgtgcttaaactaataacacacaaagtattgtatttttcttgtctatattgagtacataatttaaacattcgcagtgtaggttggaaaaggtatgtgaacccctaggctaatgacttctccaaaagctaattggagtcaggagtcagctaacctggaatACAATCAATGAGACGATATTGGAGATGTTGGTAAGAGCTggcctgccctataaaaaactcacaaaatgtgagtttgctattcacaagaagcattgcctgatgtgaaccatgccttgaacaaaagagatctcagaagacccaagattaagaattgttgacttgcataaagctggaaagggttacaaaagtatctctaaaagccttgatgttcatcagtccacggtaagacaaattgtctataaatggagaaagttcatcactgttgctactctccctaggagtggccgttcTGCAAAGATGACtccaagagcacagcgcagaatgctcaatgaggttaagaagaatcctagagtgtcagctaaagacttacagaaatctctggaacatgctaacatctctgttgacgagtctacgatacgtaaaacactgttcatgggaggacaccacagaagaagcaactgctgtccaaaaaaaacattgctgcacgtctgaagttcgcaaaagagcatctggatgtttCACAGTGCTACttgcaaaatattctgtggacggatgaaactaaagttgagttgtttggaaggaacacacaacactatatgtggggagaaaaaaggcacagcacaccaatatCAAAACCTCATcacaactgtaaagtatggtgaagggagcatcatggtttggagctgctttgctgcctcagggcctggacagcttgctatcatcgatggaaaaatgaattcccaagtttatcaagacattttgcaggagaatgtaaggctatctatccgccaattgaagctcaacagaagttgggggatgccacaggacaacgacccaaaacacagaagtaaatacgccttctggagtgtctggagtggcccagtcagagtcctgacctcaacccgattgagatgctgtggcatgacctcaagagagcggttcacaccagacatcccaagaatattgctgaactgaaacagttttgttgaccgttgtgcaggtctgatccccaactacagaaaacgtttggttgaggttattgctgccaaaggagggtcaaccagttattaaatacaagggttcacatacttttcccaccctgcactgtgaatgtttacacggtgtgttcaataaagacatgaaaatgtattattgtttgtgtgttattagtttaagcagactgtgtttgtctgatgttgtgacttagatgaagatcagatcaaattgtatgaccaatttaagcagaagtccaggtaattccaaagggttcacatactttttcttgccactgtaactGTATGTCCCCGCTCACCCTTCAGTCACTCTACCTAGTATGTTTTACTACTTATTACAGTCAAATATGGAGCCACCATGATGCAATGACTTAAATCTAGGATGACACCCCAGAGTTTAATGTGATGATAATTCCTCATTTAATCCTCGGAGGGAGTCTAAGACTCCAAAGTAGGGAGGGAATCATCAAAGAGGCTGattcctctcttcctgtcttcttAATCCTTCCCTCCTGCCCTGACTGCCACCGTACCGTCgctttgctccctccctcccctctttccctccttcctgCTCCTTTTAGCACCCGTGTGAGGGTCAGGGTGCTGTATGGCTGGGTGGGTGGATTATGCAGTGGGGTTCCATTGGCATTATTGGTGTGTAGACTGGGATTAGGGTGGGATTAGGGGTCTTTGTCTCCTTTCCCCTGCTGGGAGGTGAGCTAATGAGAGGGCCCAGCCTCCTCAGATCAGCCCCCACACACGTTTAGTCACAGTAGCAGCACGTCAGAGACCAGGATTAATGACAAACATGCTGGAGTACTGACGTACATGAGACACACTCCACATGCTCCATTTTcgctgtctgtttgtctgttaaAAGAGATCTCTTTCTCACTGACACACAGATGTACttcctccccccccccacacagacaAGCCAGGTCCTCCTATAAATGTGATGGTAACAGAGGTGTGGGGCTTCAACGCTGCTCTGGAGTGGAAGCCCCCCAAAGACACAGGCAACACTGATATTACCGGCTACACCATCCAGAAGGCTGACAAGAAGACCCAGGTCTCCAactccctcctctgtctttcctcatctctctctatagctctctctttctttactgTGTAtccacctcacctctccttctctaCCCTCGTCCTCTGTTCTCAAACATCTGCCTCTATATATCCACATATCCTCCCCTTTTTTTTCAACCTCTCTACTTCTCTGTAAacatctttccctccctccctcctccctctcccctctcccccctccctccctccctccctccctctccctctctggtcAGGGTTGGTTCACAGTGTATGAGCACAACCGCCGGCCCAGCTGCACAGCGTCTGACCTGGTCATGGGGAACGAGTACTCCTTCCGTGTGTTCAGTGAGAACATCTGTGGCTTGAGCGATGAGGTGGCCTTCAGCAAGAACACTGCCATCATAGGCAAAACCGGTAACACACTACAATACTACACCATACTTTTCCCCcctgcacgcacacgcacacaccatcGCTGCGCAAATGTAGCCTGTCATTACAACCATTAACAGTGATGCACCTTCAAAAGGCAAGATCTAGAAATAAACTGAGTTTTACACCAGCATTTTGAGATTAAAAGTAATTCAtagaggggcctcccgggtggcgcagtggtctagggcactgcatcgcagtgctaactgcgccaccagagtctctgggttcgcgcccaggctctgtcgcagccggccgcgaccgggaggtccgtggggcgacgcacaattggcatagcgtcgtccgggttagggagggtttggccggtagggatatccttgtctcatcgcgctccagcgactcctgtggcgggcctggcgcagtgcgcgctaaccaagggggccaggtacacggtgtttcctccgacacattggtgcggctggcttccgggttggaggcgcgctgtgttaagaagcagtgcggcttggttgggttgtgcttcggaggacgcatggctttcgaccttcgtctctcccgagcccgtacgggagttgtagcgatgagacaagatagtaattactagcgattggataccacgaaaattggggagaaaatgggatacatttatttaaaaaaaaaaagtaattcaTAGTTATTAGCCACCAATATCAACTAGGGATATCATGTCacttctctggagtccagagcaAGCTGGGTCATATGGCCTACCTGTATGTATCGGAGGTTGCAGGATCGGATGGAAACCATGGTTAGGGTAAGCGCTAGCCTACAGTATGTCAATCtacaatctactatcccccatagtacaaaggtTGACCTATTCTGTTGGCCAACTTGGCCTTCTGTGTGAGAAAGAAATATTCCAAActtagtctgggacagttgtaggatgcgatagatcccaaattaatacaacaacTCGCATCAAAAAAACTTTTAAaggcaatgaggctgatgcaacagatcagaacgtttagcttaaaatgttgataaactattaggcgatttcttcacattataagcgcagcaatgcgcacacgacAGTAGGCTGTAAGtgcaaatgttccaaaatgcaatcaattagtgggaaaacaccattctaaaaagTAACCACAAATgagattatgcatgtaatgctatATTATTAAGGGggatttttatggtgaaaatgatcttccccaaatttgaaactcacACGCCGCCTaagtatgccagttaggctctacactgGTTG is from Salvelinus namaycush isolate Seneca chromosome 41, SaNama_1.0, whole genome shotgun sequence and encodes:
- the LOC120034025 gene encoding myosin-binding protein C, fast-type-like; amino-acid sequence: MYASVIMETVPGGQSELTGLFVERPESTTVIKGKNVTFVAKVDSSDLLRKPNMKWLKGKWLDLGSKAGKHVQFKEAYDRNSKVYTYEMSIIKVVEGDAGGYRCEVTSKDKCDSCTFEVTVEAVQEEQPANILDAFKRSGDAGEDAGDLDFSALLKKREKKARDEPKEDVDVWEILKDAKPCDYEKIAFDYGITDLRGLLKRLKKMKKVEPKKSDAFLKKLEQCYSVDKGKRTQMHVELHDPNVQVKWLKNGVEIKPSAKYVFECVGNKRTLTINKCNLSDDAAYECVVGEEKSFTEVFVKEPPVTITKLLDDVHVVVGEKVEFECEVSEEGANVKWMKDGVELTKDGKYRIKKDGKKHTLVINEATIEDIGMYYVYTNGGESKGELEVEAKELEVLQSIADLSVKACEQAMFKCEVSDEKVVGKWFKDGVEVKPGNRIKMSHIGRIHKLTIDDVKPQDEGNYTFVPEGYALSLSAKLNFIEIKIEYVPRQDPPKIHLDTSSTGSKNTIVVVAGNKLRLDVEITGEPVPTVCWMKGDTVISEAEGRVRVETRTTLSSFVIEGAERPDEGQYSIIVTNPAGEDRAELTVKIVDVPNPPENVRCMGVGEDTATITWDPPKFDGGAPIKGYLMERKKQGSSRWTKLNFEVFESTTYEAKKMIEGVFYEMRVFAVNGIGISQPSGNSKPFMPIAPTSEPTRLTVEDVTDSTCALKWRPPERVGAGGVDGYIIEWCKEGEDNWVAANKEPVDKNTYRVKGLPTGEKLLFRVVAMNIAGRSPPCTMKQSVTIREIMEYPKIRLPRQLRTKFIRKVGEKINLVIPFQGKPRPVVNWLKDGEPLENKSVGIRTSDFDTILFIRSVERDHSGTYTLSVQIDNMQDKADIHIQIVDKPGPPINVMVTEVWGFNAALEWKPPKDTGNTDITGYTIQKADKKTQGWFTVYEHNRRPSCTASDLVMGNEYSFRVFSENICGLSDEVAFSKNTAIIGKTDLEYNKPAFKEKDMSSSPKFTAPLVDRVVVAGYSTAISCAVRAYPKAKIVWMKNKMIIGEDPKFLMQNNQGVLTLNIRKPGQFDGGKYSCKAINNLGEDEVECRLEVRVLKEKKEGDEEKK